The proteins below come from a single Fusobacterium simiae genomic window:
- a CDS encoding methyltransferase domain-containing protein has product MKEFTINNYLEDIRKKIPAYDLMFEIIFNSLLKIETDTLQIKNILAIGGQSFEAKNLSEIYSNSKITIVEPSEIMLNIVKNECKDLKNLEYICDKFENYKNDKNFQLCLCLLVLQFVEEPKNFLEKIYNSLSKNGLLIISIFSNRQLAYWKEFALSRGAKKEQVEKTFNNQSEIMNVLSPDYIENLLKEIGFLKIEKICEILSVDMWLVKK; this is encoded by the coding sequence ATGAAAGAATTTACAATTAATAATTACTTAGAAGATATAAGAAAGAAAATTCCTGCTTATGATTTAATGTTTGAAATAATATTTAATTCTCTTTTAAAAATTGAAACAGATACTTTGCAAATAAAAAATATTTTAGCAATTGGTGGACAAAGTTTTGAAGCTAAAAATTTATCAGAAATTTATAGCAACTCAAAAATAACAATAGTAGAACCAAGTGAAATTATGTTAAATATTGTAAAAAATGAATGTAAAGATTTAAAAAATTTAGAATATATCTGTGATAAATTTGAAAATTATAAAAATGATAAAAACTTTCAACTATGTCTATGCCTTTTAGTTTTACAATTTGTGGAAGAACCTAAAAATTTTTTAGAAAAAATTTATAATAGTCTTAGTAAAAATGGTTTACTTATAATAAGTATATTTTCCAATAGACAGTTAGCCTATTGGAAAGAGTTTGCCTTATCAAGAGGAGCGAAGAAAGAACAAGTTGAAAAAACATTTAATAATCAATCTGAGATAATGAATGTACTATCTCCTGATTATATTGAAAATTTATTAAAAGAAATTGGCTTTTTAAAAATAGAAAAAATTTGTGAGATACTTTCAGTTGATATGTGGCTTGTAAAAAAATAA